A part of Rhodamnia argentea isolate NSW1041297 chromosome 8, ASM2092103v1, whole genome shotgun sequence genomic DNA contains:
- the LOC115738146 gene encoding E2F-associated phosphoprotein, whose amino-acid sequence MEGDGKGDADKSPAYSQQTVSEDDEIDYSVKPEFYDPDLDDKDELWIEKRRKGHGTDAVLSCPACFTTLCLECQRHEKYITQYRAIFVMNCEVMKEKAQPPSIARPKSRKRGRGSATPDACPATASSETLKHVCCSICSTEVGVMDEEEIYHFYNVLPSES is encoded by the exons atggaaggaGATGGCAAGGGGGACGCGGACAAGTCCCCCGCCTATTCGCAGCAGACCG TTTCCGAGGACGATGAAATAGACTACTCTGTCAAACCTGAGTTTTATGATCCAGATCTAGATGATAAAGATGAGCTATGGATTGAGAAGAGGCGTAAAGGGCATGGAACCGATGCCGTGTTGAGCTGCCCTGCTTGTTTCACTACCCTCTGCCTGGAGTGTCAAAG GCATGAGAAGTATATCACCCAATACAGAGCAATCTTTGTCATGAATTGTGAGGTTATGAAAGAGAAGGCTCAGCCGCCAAGCATCGCGCGCCCAAAAAGCCGGAAAAGAGGGAGAGGATCTGCCACACCTGATGCTTGCCCTGCCACTGCCAGCAGCGAAACCCTCAAGCACGTCTGCTGTTCCATCTGCTCCACAGAGGTCGGCGTGATGGACGAAGAGGAGATCTATCACTTCTACAATGTTCTCCCTAGCGAGTCTTGA